The proteins below come from a single Dermacentor albipictus isolate Rhodes 1998 colony chromosome 7, USDA_Dalb.pri_finalv2, whole genome shotgun sequence genomic window:
- the LOC135914360 gene encoding BRO1 domain-containing protein BROX-like gives MAFWFHRNPLKATGIVNFDLKMLAMDSQALKLCSDLRLARNHLLDLMTDPMNDIGTIETALNTYLALFAGMILAPDEKGGESKLRNTTRFRWTQTMLGQTPLVQSDAVFELVSICQNVGIWHMKHASSIAAKEDINMDEAKDVHKCLRKAAGYFSAMKDKYVGQLREQPVPGSDLDSRVSTAYINQCTAEAQEVTIGRAIEMKHAPGLISALAHETSKMYTSAADSLASLEASKFGRWRKFLILKAVFYLSYAYCYAGENLLAQEKCGDAIRALQESHKCYQDALQICRQYSTMKGPGSAAKIDQHLFFRKLAPLVKRTLEKCERENGFIFHQKVPKDAPELELRATYGLVSPEEFQMPAHDKAWTTVVYAAFYVQPSSAPDPANSKAAVKAEGDLPAVQEKTASHSTADPKTESGCVLQ, from the exons ATGGCCTTCTGGTTTCACCGAAACCCTTTAAAAGCCACCGGCATTGTCAACTTTGACCTCAAAATGCTTGCCATGGACAGCCAAGCACTGAAGCTCTGCAG TGACCTGCGTCTGGCGAGAAACCACCTCCTCGACTTGATGACAGACCCTATGAATGACATCGGCACAATTGAAACGGCCCTGAACACTTACCTGGCACTTTTTGCTGGCATGATCCTGGCCCCTGACGAAAAGGGAGGGGAGAGCAAGCTGAGAAACACCACAAGGTTTCGCTGGACCCAGACCATGCTGGGACAAACACCACT TGTGCAGTCGGATGCAGTCTTTGAGCTGGTCTCAATCTGTCAGAATGTGGGGATTTGGCACATGAAGCATGCGTCGTCCATTGCTGCCAAGGAGGA CATCAACATGGATGAAGCAAAGGATGTCCACAAGTGTCTCAGGAAAGCTGCTGGCTACTTCAGTGCAATGAAG GACAAGTACGTTGGACAACTGAGGGAGCAACCAGTGCCAGGATCAGATCTGGACTCACGAGTTTCAACTGCCTACATCAACCAGTGCACCGCTGAAGCACAGGAAG TGACCATTGGCCGAGCCATTGAGATGAAGCATGCCCCAGGACTCATCTCTGCTCTTGCCCATGAGACATCAAAGATGTACACTTCAGCAG CGGATTCCCTTGCCAGTCTTGAAGCATCCAAGTTTGGACGTTGGAGGAAATTTCTCATTCTCAAGGCCGTCTTTTATCTCTCCTAT GCCTACTGCTACGCGGGAGAAAACTTGTTGGCACAGGAGAAGTGCGGAGATGCAATCAGAGCCTTGCAGGAAAGCCACAAGT GCTACCAGGATGCCCTGCAGATCTGCAGACAGTACAGTACCATGAAGGGGCCTGGCTCTGCAGCAAAGATCGACCAGCACCTCTTCTTTCGCAAGCTTGCGCCCCTGGTGAAGCGGACCCTTGAGAAATGCGAGCGAGAAAATGGCTTCAT ATTCCACCAGAAGGTGCCCAAGGATGCACCAGAACTGGAATTGCGGGCCACGTACGGCCTCGTGAGCCCTGAGGAGTTCCAGATGCCCGCTCATGACAAGGCCTGGACTACAGTTGTCTACGCTGCTTTTTATGTACAGCCCAGCAGCGCTCCCGACCCTGCAAACTCG AAGGCAGCTGTCAAGGCCGAAGGTGATCTCCCAGCAGTGCAAGAGAAGACTGCGTCCCACTCCACTGCGGACCCAAAAACAGAAAGCGGATGTGTCTTGCAGTGA